The stretch of DNA AAAAGTAGAGGTTCTGGCCCTTCCACTCCTACCCGAGAGCAATTTGCTTGCTTATCCCTACAACTACGGCCCCAGCAGCATGGCTCTTTGCCTCTCTCACTAGAACCTTTCGCATTGAACTTCCAACGAAGATCTGACCGGAGAGGCTTACCTGAAACCATGTATGTCAAAGGATAAGCAACCATTAACATTCCAATGAATGAGATAAAAAAGTGAACCTTGAAGCATTACTAAAAACTAACCTTCTTTACAGTGCATAGTCCTTCATATACTTCAAGATAATCATCCAACAAGTTCTTGTTTTCCGAAGCCTGATCTGCATTGATAAATCATGTTGTTTTACCGAAGAAGGCACGAGAGATTGAATTAAGAAAGCATGTGTAGAACAAGATCATGTCGCTATAAAGATACAATTTTTCAAAGGCTATTTATTACCAGGACTTCGACAAACATGAACCGCAACCACGCAATCTCCAGGCTTGGCTACTTTCACAAGAGCCCAGATGAGTAGCTCTCTGCTTTGGCTGTCCATTCGAATACCAACCAATACATTCTTCTTCTCATTAGTATTAACTTCCACTTCAACTGTCATCTTTTTCCTTCCCTCTAATCAATCTCTTTCGCGCTTTCAAAACATGTATAAATTCTGTTGCTTCTTGAACTCTTCTGGTCTCTAACCTTGCCACTTCTGAAACGGATCATTTCCTTCTTCGCATCACAAAGAATGAAACTTTCCCAAAAGTCCGAATATTCTTagcaaaagataaacaagaccCGATCGACAATTAAATTGTACCCAAAAGTTGCATGTCTTGTAACCACACGTTGTTGGAGCCaaccatgttttaaatattaaaataccgCCCGAATAGCATCACCCTAGCTACCTACTGCAACAAATTTCCAGACCCCGaaattgtattaaaataaaaaagaaagattctggatttttttaaacaatgtCTTAAGCAAATGgggatgatttttaaaaatcagaaaataaaaaagatgacgAAGCTTGGAATCATGGAGAAGATAGTGTCGGCAACCAAGTGAATCCCCATGAAGAGTGGGCAAAAGTCTTTTGGTGTACACAGAAAGAGTGAAAATAGggggtaatttttttatttctgccCGTGGAAAAAAACCGGCAGTTTTCGCGGGAAACCCAGGATATCCGGTCATATTCCATGTTTGATGTTCCATAAGTCAGGATTAGAACTGTGGACCGGCTGTTGCGGATCGACAAACCCGGTGCCAGTTAAAAACATCGAAGATGAGTTTTAAAGCTACACAATAATTACAAGGTCATGATAGATAGATTTTGATGTTATGGTAAATGAAAGTATATATAATTCACCTAAGAAAGCTAAAATAGGATAAAAACAATTACTGTATATGCATTTAACTTTAAAGACTAAAGTCGATGGTCTAATGTTTTGTATGAAGTTATCATAATTGCAAATTCATGATCATGAAACACAGTACTACACGTGTACTACTACTACAGTACTACATGTTTGATCACAACCTAAAAAGTTGTAGAACTTCATTGACTGTCTTATTTATTCAATCATTTTGTCTGGATTTGGTCCCATGCATAAAGATTAAAGGACATAGacatctctttttcttcttcgtcTTGTCTTTattgtgattatatatatatatatataggggaaTTGAGGTAAAAACAGTATAGACGTGTCCaccactagctagctagatgaaTGATATGcatcatgtatgtatgtatacatgaTGAAAGATGGCCTTTgcttaaagaaaatgaaaatcagGTGAtgctttcatatatatgatcagcTATACGTTAGGGTTGATATTATAAgtcatgatgcatgcatgcatattgtgCTAGCTTCtccattatatattattttatatgcacGTTTGAGGTATGGGGTttcagtaaaaaaataaaaaaggtaaaagagatgattatatattttgaatttgaagatgGTATGATTGTAAAAGAGTTGATCGCAAAGACAATATTCACAAAAAGCTATGCCAAACCTATAGCTAAGGAATTTCAGTTCCCTTCTTCTTCCCGTGACGGCCACAAACATGCATGAATCTTATCTAAAACCTGTTAGACCACCACGCGTCAGTAGTTAGAGATAGGAACACCCACTTCATCCTCACCGATTTAACTGCATTTGTTTGCTTTATTCCAAGTCATCTTTCCGTGGACGTTTTTATAGTTTTAAAGTGGGTAAATTTTacgatttttttatatatataaaaaaaaagaataaatacaaaatttagataaaaaaaaaaatcattttttaataataaattctatttttttctaaaagtgaAACCTCGAGATTGAGGAATGAAAGTCCCTCAGCCATTGGCATTGGCGTAGGTGGTACGTCTCTCTTAACGAGTGTTTCCACGCCAACATTAATGCCACCGACAAAAATGAAGGCTAGAGAGATAAATCATATATAGCCTAGCATTAAGAGAGAGTTGAAACAAATTTATTAACTTTTGCTTGCCTtttaaacttaaataaatcccATCTGAGTGCGGCATTGGAAACCATAGGATTGCCGATTGAGGAACAACTTCAACGTGTATAAATTCCAAGCCTGAAGTGAGACACAGAGACAGGAACAGATCAGACATGAGACAAACTAAGAAAGGAGGTCGGCCAACTACGCTTCATTTATAACTCCACCACCCGGTAAACACGTAACATTAATGGTTTGGTCACAGAATCACGTCACATTTAGAGGTTTTGACACAGTTAGGAAAACGCGATCTTCATCATGCACGATTTGCTCCTCatacatacaaaataaataacagatTTCAGGTGTTGaaaatatctcttatttttaaatttttttacttatttataaacttttaaaaatatttattaattttgatatcGGAGATTATCCGGCTCCTAGACCACCCTCTTCAAGTCATCTTTCTCTCGATCTTTTACAGATCTGTTTTCAAAGACTTAAATTTTCATAACTTagcttaaaaatatgtgaaatatgacgtttaaatatatatattttaaaataaatttcaaggtctagaattaaagaaaaacatataatggaattattttgaaagaaaaaataatgaaaggatCTTTAAATTTCGtacttaatatatcaaattttcaaTGCTGCATGTATTAATCATAATTAACAGCAGTAATTAGTTTTGTTCTTCATTGCGGCAGAGTGCGTTGTTGCGTGTATAAACGTTCAAAAATTATGTGTACAAATTAAACGGTACTGGCAGTACCAATGAACTATTCTCTGTGGCTTGGCTTAACTTGGAATGGAATTCACATCACATgagtgaaaatattatttttctatttggtAGATCTGTGAGGCACGCACGCACTATGTGCAATAATTTTTGTATACTCtttgtgtattttattaatatgattggttgcatcactttttttaatataaaataattattttaaccaatCACATCAATTAAAtgcacaagaagtatacaaaaatgattgtatataacgaaacttatatatatatatatagagagagagagatcagggGCCAAAGAGCTAGAATACATTTCGGtactgtttggatagtgagttgagatgaaagttgaaattcgaatgaaatattgttagaatattatttttcaatattattattattttgagatttgaaaaagttgaattatttattatattttgtgtaaaaatttaaaaaatttataataatgagatgaaatatttattatatccAAACGAGGATGAATACCATTAATATGACAATCATTATGTCAAAGTTGTGATTGGATTTTTcgacttttaaatatttttctgattAATACAGCTTGTTTGTCACGTCAATGGTGTTACGCGAATGTTATGCGCATAGTGTTAGGACTTGTATTACTCTTGTTGAAAACTACTCTGTTTAGAATAATTTTTCCTCTGTATTTGATAGAAACAGTGCACAACTTATGAATGGGTTGTCCAACTTTGTAGTTTCCATGCTAAATTTGAAGTCTATTTTCTACATTCTCAAGCAAAATTACAAACATCATGCAGATTGGGAGATAAGCTCAAGGGTAGGTTGCCTACCCATTTATTCAAAGCAAAAAGATGctcaaattacaaaatcaaatcCTGACTTGGGTCATTCCTATACCTCACCAAGGCAATATGACAGATAGAAGGGAAGTTTAAAGAGCTGCAAGAATGGATAGAAGGTTTTATAAGTTGTAATAGACATCAGGGTCTATCCCATGGCATACTTTTGTGTCCAGCTCCGAGCAGATGACTCATATTTCACTTTATCAGCCTTGCATATGTGAGCAATCTCAGGAACAAGTGGATCATCTGGGTTTGGGTCGGTAAGCAGTGAACATATGGAGAGCAAAACCTGAAAGAATCACTCcaataaaaaagggaagagtGAGGGATCAAAAATTGAGCATTTGGATAcagtaaaagaaataaattgataGCAATCCtatcaaaattggaaaaaaaaagagacaaggTTGTGATTGAAAGCGCCAGTGTTAATTAGTACTAGATCAAGCATCTATAGACAATTAAAGAGAGTAATTGCTATGATGTGAGCCTTCAAATATATCACCTTGGATATTGTGAGTGCAGGGCTCCATTGTTCCTTGAGTATGTCCAAGCATATATTTCCATTACTGTTTATGTTTGGATGGAAGACCTTGGTCCTGAAGGCGACCTGCAAGCAATTTTATGCAGCAGAACATCAAACGTTTTTCCTTgttcgttttcttttttaagtcagGTTTAAGATTTGAAGGACTGTAAGCAATGGTAGAGAGCAATGAACTAAACACTATACCTTTGGGGGTTTGAAAGGATAATCAGGTGGGAAATGGATTGTCACAAGGAAAACACCGCCAGCATAGGGACTGTCATTTGGACCAATTATGGTTGCTTGCCAGTGGAACATATCCTCAGCCACAGGACCTGAAAATTCACCATCAGCAATcatgtagtttttattttattttattcaggATAAAACTAGTCCTTTTTAAAAGCTCGTCTCcattttctctatttcctcTAACCTGCACTGCATGAAGTTGGTGGGTCTCTCTGCAAATCCTTGAGCTCCTTCAATATTCTCTTTGATGCCATTTAAGAAAGTTCagaattttaatttctcaagcTGGGTATTGAGGAATTGAAGAAAGAAATTGGGTCTGcaaaagaatgaaaacaaactatGGGCACACTGCTGAAGGGAAGGTGCCACGTGGTGGTGTATTTAATAGAGGTATTGGAGGAGAGCTGGAAATGAAGAGGTCCAGAACTCCTTTTGGACGGCTGAAAGTGGGCACGGTATAAATTCCATAATAAAGTTGCAAGGAAAGAACTATGAGAGATACTTGCtatgttgatttttcttttcctatcatactttgaatttttttcacGTAATAAGAGATCAGCCAGGAGGCTATCAAAGATCCTTCTCTCTTTTAACTGCTGCTGTCAAGCATAAAGAGATCTTACTTTCTCCCCAACTGTTCATGAGATGGAATCAGTTGTCAGAAACTGATGCCAAAACAAGCGCTGAAAGTGATCGTGTTGGAAAGAAGAAAACCTTTTTTCACAAATAAGCAAATCGTGGATTCTAATGGTAAAGGCAAGACTTTTTATTGGATGACTAGGGTTTTGGTGAAAGGTCCTTGGGTACTCGCATCCCAACAGATTTCTCGAGAATTACTACTATTGGTAGGCTGTGGATGCAATCCGCGTCCCAAAAGTAAATATATTCGTGCTTAGCTCAAAGAGTTGGCATGTTGAGAATCTGGGGCTGTAcgccaaaaataatttcaaaaggaaAACGGAAGCAATATTCTGTCcacaatgaaaattttgtattgttcCTTTCCGGGGTAACTTTTTGACAAGCAAGTGCGTTTTGTACTGTCATGCTTCAGCAAAATCTCTAAGCAAATGAAGGAGAAAGGCCgaggaagaagaaactgaaCAGTGCTTGCtaacttattcatatattttttttaatatgctaAACTCGGACCAAGAAACTTAGAACCAAAATACATTACTTGATCCAAGAACTTAAATCCAAGGAtggttatttaatatatatttcgaTGCAAATCAATACACGTAGAGCTTACTGAATCAAAACATTAACATTAGCATGTCTACACGAGGAAACAGCTGAGTTTTAGAGTTAATGCATAAGCTAAATCTAGCCTGAAACAGTAAAGCTGTGCGATATACCAAGCAGTGTGAATCATTAATATACAAATCAGCACACAGCCAATAAAATGACAAAGGCAACTTGATGCTTCGAAAAAAGGTCCTACTTCTATCAGTTGATACTACAGCGCAGATTGTTTCTTCCTCCAGGTTTCGAATTGTTAGGGACACAGAGACTTTGAGAGACTGAAGGCATGCATGGCTGATTAGTGATAACATCTTCCAAGGGAACGATTTATTTCCcaatcacaatattttttgaCCGAATTTCTCAATCACAATATGGAGCATGCCTTATGTccacttctcttcttttt from Juglans microcarpa x Juglans regia isolate MS1-56 chromosome 3S, Jm3101_v1.0, whole genome shotgun sequence encodes:
- the LOC121257544 gene encoding ubiquitin-conjugating enzyme E2 28-like; translation: MASKRILKELKDLQRDPPTSCSAGPVAEDMFHWQATIIGPNDSPYAGGVFLVTIHFPPDYPFKPPKVAFRTKVFHPNINSNGNICLDILKEQWSPALTISKVLLSICSLLTDPNPDDPLVPEIAHICKADKVKYESSARSWTQKYAMG